A single Oncorhynchus nerka isolate Pitt River linkage group LG10, Oner_Uvic_2.0, whole genome shotgun sequence DNA region contains:
- the gnrh3 gene encoding progonadoliberin-3 — protein MDLSNRTVVQVVVLALVAQVTLSQHWSYGWLPGGKRSVGELEATIKMMDTGGVVALPEETSAHVSERLRPYDVILKKWMPHK, from the exons ATGGATCTTAGCAACAGAACGGTCGTGCAGGTTGTGGTGTTGGCGTTGGTAGCGCAGGTCACGCTCTCTCAGCACTGGTCGTATGGCTGGCTACCTGGAGGGAAGAGAAGTGTTGGGGAGCTGGAGGCCACCATCAAG ATGATGGACACAGGAGGTGTAGTGGCTCTTCCTGAGGAGACAAGTGCACATGTCTCAGAGAGACTGAGACCATATGATGTA ATATTGAAGAAATGGATGCCCCATAAATAA